GGTCCTATACTGGTTCTGCTATCGAATTTGAATCAGATAATTTATTAATGAAAGCCGGTGGTGCAGTAGCCGCTACTACGGCAGAAGCCAAGCTCGACGAGCAATTAAGTAAAGTAGGCATCAAACCCGGACAAATGAGCTTTACCTTTGCGGCCGACAGTACATTCAACGTCAAATTGGGAGCCAAAACTTTGAAGGGTACCTATACATACGATGCTACCGAAAAACATGTAGCCATGAAGTTCGTTAAACTGATAAACATGAATGCCAAAGTCAATTGCACATCAAGCAATATGGATTTGCTGTTCGAATCTGATAAACTTTTAAAGCTTATTACTTTCCTTTCTAGCAAAAGCAGCAATGCAACACTAAAAACAATCAGCTCTCTGGCAAACAGCTACGATGGCATGATGCTAGGGTTCTCACTCGAAAAGAAAGAATAACAATATACAGAAATTAAAAAGCCCCGTAAACTTACTGTTTACGGGGCTTTTTAATTATTAATTTCTTAGATTATTATGAGAATTGAGCGGAAAACGAGACTCGAACTCGCGACCCTAACCTTGGCAAGGTTATGCTCTACCAACTGAGCTATTTCCGCATTAGATGACTCTCTTTTCACAAAGAGTTGGTGCCCAGAACAGGACTCGAACCTGCATGCCTCTCGACACACGCACCTGAAACGTGCGCGTCTACCAATTCCGCCACCTGGGCATTGTGTCATCTTTTATATAAAAGAGAGCGGAAAACGAGACTCGAACTCGCGACCCTAACCTTGGCAAGGTTATGCTCTACCAACTGAGCTATTTCCGCAACTATGATGACTGTGTGAAGAGAAGGAGACTCGAACTCCCACGACATAACTGTCACTACCCCCTCAAAGTAGCGCGTCTACCAATTCCGCCACCTCTCCATACATTTCATATTCTCAAAGAGCAATTGCCTCACCTAATGTGCCCAGAACAGGACTCGAACCTGCATGCCTCTCGACACACGCACCTGAAACGTGCGCGTCTACCAATTCCGCCACCTGGGCATTAGGTAATTGCAATCTATGCACTTGAGCGGAAAACGAGACTCGAACTCGCGACCCTAACCTTGGCAAGGTTATGCTCTACCAACTGAGCTATTTCCGCGATTGCGGATGCAAAGGTAGATATTTTCTCCAAACCTGCAAACATTCCGCCCGTTTTTTTCGCGAAGAAAACTATACATCTCCTCCACTCTGAAGACATGTTTTTGATTATCAACTCATTCTGTCCCGATAATCTTCGTAAGAAAATTGCCTGAATATTTCAGCCTTCCCATCTTTCGTCCACATAGCAATAGCAGGATGATGGATTCCATTGAACATATTTGTTTTTACCATAGTGTAATGAATCATATCTTCGAAGACTATGCGTTCTCCGATCTGCAGTTCATGATCGAAACTCCAATCTCCCATATAATCACCACTCAGGCATGAATTCCCTCCCAAACGATATACATGGCAACCATTATTCCCCATTTCAGCACCACATACAGCGGGCTGATAAGGCATTTCAAGACAGTCGGGCATGTGACAGGTAAAGCTAACATTGAGAATAGCTGTGCGAATGCCGCGACTTTCTACAATATCCACTACTTCGGAAGTCAAAACACCAGTTTGCCAGGTAAAAGCAGAACCTGGCTCCAAAATAATACGCAAATGAGGATGGCGGCTACGTAAATCATTCAATAAATGAATAAGATGCTCTACATCATAATCTTTACGTGTCATCAAATGACCACCACCCAGATTCAGCCATTTTATCTGCGGGAACCAATAAGAGAATTTTTCTTCCAAATGCTTAAGCGTACGTTCCAGTTCGTAAGAAGAAGACTCACAGTGGCAGTGGCAATGAAACCCTTCAATACCCTGCGGCAAGGTTTCAGTCAGTAAATCTGCCGTTATGCCGAAACGGGTTCCGGGAGCACAAGGATTATATAACTCTGTTTCTACTTCTGAATATTCAGGATTGATACGAATACCACAGGAAATTCCACTTCCTTCCTTTACCACCGCAGGATAGAAACGGCAGAATTGTGACAAAGAATTAAAGGTTATATGACTACTACAACGCATGATTTCCGGGAAATCAGCCTCCGTATAGGCAGGAGAATAGGTATGAGCTTTACTGCCGAACTCTTCCAGTGCCAATCGCGCTTCATATACGGAACTCGCCGTA
The nucleotide sequence above comes from Bacteroides intestinalis DSM 17393. Encoded proteins:
- a CDS encoding DUF4923 family protein, encoding MKKSVFSVAFIVTLLLVSANSQAQSLKDLFNKENVEKVVSAVTGKNTVDMTGTWSYTGSAIEFESDNLLMKAGGAVAATTAEAKLDEQLSKVGIKPGQMSFTFAADSTFNVKLGAKTLKGTYTYDATEKHVAMKFVKLINMNAKVNCTSSNMDLLFESDKLLKLITFLSSKSSNATLKTISSLANSYDGMMLGFSLEKKE
- the nspC gene encoding carboxynorspermidine decarboxylase, translated to MIDFDRFPSPCYIMDEELLRKNLTLIKSVADRAGVEIILAFKSFAMWRSFPIFREYVEHSTASSVYEARLALEEFGSKAHTYSPAYTEADFPEIMRCSSHITFNSLSQFCRFYPAVVKEGSGISCGIRINPEYSEVETELYNPCAPGTRFGITADLLTETLPQGIEGFHCHCHCESSSYELERTLKHLEEKFSYWFPQIKWLNLGGGHLMTRKDYDVEHLIHLLNDLRSRHPHLRIILEPGSAFTWQTGVLTSEVVDIVESRGIRTAILNVSFTCHMPDCLEMPYQPAVCGAEMGNNGCHVYRLGGNSCLSGDYMGDWSFDHELQIGERIVFEDMIHYTMVKTNMFNGIHHPAIAMWTKDGKAEIFRQFSYEDYRDRMS